Proteins encoded within one genomic window of Ailuropoda melanoleuca isolate Jingjing chromosome 16, ASM200744v2, whole genome shotgun sequence:
- the LOC109491207 gene encoding uncharacterized protein LOC109491207: protein MQIPGPAVFWCLHSGENKGSRTLTCTHLHAQTCARMLPPSRPTAQSAPNVAVGPLGPIQSLWHPVEGTRIMNSEWTNRKGCGSAHTQPPSPPATLSSSQHPWQPPSQRKPIQLGRLTVTQRLSLQTPAVTVGIAWVTDTVSCFPGTGSSRDRSGLRGGSHIPRWWPSLDRNSQQHHCPLSGPHGRSADPPPPSRGDTIATPTPRLWKPRLGNQGCRLPLCTDRGGAVHTVVYISGFPGVGSEQPEQLYLMTTQGRRWDWPLEPVALRLVPSPPGRPMGIKGPGSRRSKGGGPFPKRLDSMTSDMSSIDRCSNYWAPTECQALWRESGLRW from the exons atGCAGATCCCCGGCCCGGCCGTATTCTGGTGCCTGCATTCTGGTGAAAACAAGGGCTCTCGCACACTCACCTGTACACACCTACACGCCCAGACGTGTGCACGCATGCTGCCACCATCACGGCCGACAGCGCAGTCAGCGCCGAACGTTGCTGTGGGACCCCTGGGGCCCATCCAGAGCCTTTGGCATCCTGTGGAAGGAACTAGAATAATGAACAGCGAGTGGACAAACAGGAAAGGGTGCGGAAGCGCTCACActcagcccccttcccctccagccacacTCAGCAGCAGTCAGCACCCCTGGCAGCCCCCTTCCCAACGGAAACCAATCCAATTAGGCAGACTCACCGTGACCCAGAGGCTGTCACTGCAAACTCCCGCTGTCACCGTGGGAATCGCATGGGTAACAGACACAGTGAGCTGCTTCCCTGGGACAGGCTCTTCCCGTGACCGCTCCGGGCTTCGGGGGGGATCCCACATCCCCCGGTGGTGGCCCTCCCTGGACAGGAACAG TCAGCAACATCACTGTCCTCTCAGCGGCCCTCATGGACGTAGTGCTGACCCTCCCCCGCCCAGCAGAGGAGACACGATTGCTAcccccactccccgtttgtggaAACCACGGCTTGGAAACCAAGGCTGCAGGCTGCCCCTCTGCACCGATCGAGGAGGAGCTGTTCACACTGTCGTCTACATAAGCGGCTTCCCCGGAGTTGGCAGTGAACAACCTGAACAACTGTACTTGATGACCACACAGGGGAGACGCTGGGATTGGCCCCTGGAGCCTGTGGCTCTGCGTCTCGTGCCTTCTCCGCCGGGGAGGCCAATGGGAATCAAGGGCCCTGGTTCTAGAAGGAGCAAAGGAGGTGGGCCCTTTCCTAAGAGGCTCGACTCAATGACATCTGACATGTCGTCCATCGATCGGTGCAGTAACTATTGGGCACCCACTGAATGCCAGGCTCTGTGGAGGGAGTCGGGGCTCAGGTGGTGA